One genomic window of Cottoperca gobio chromosome 10, fCotGob3.1, whole genome shotgun sequence includes the following:
- the her11 gene encoding hairy-related 11: protein MTRTLQNTSLEDGKSRKRVLKPVVEKKRRDRINQSLAELRSLLLSHTSDPRLQNPKIEKAEILDLAVEYVQKWTDGKSRRKDSTNNHMKTPVVTLHPPESNAPALFTIQSAGFQQCVAQLTSYMHKITPAQRTSLIEGLKHHTESQQPNNITPDFNQRGAETAKGPDGLSVEFICTSERREESPKFPSHFQPHSCSTPCHDYLSPPPSPWLSPSFSTYATSPPFPSFASHFSFSPSLSPLSSNTSFFSFSPKAPHSVPPALHCPPLITLRSPPHPAQREGHPPNYSSSMWRPW from the exons ATGACCAGGACGCTACAAAACACAAGTCTGGAGGATGGCAAGAGTCGAAAAAGG GTTTTGAAACCAGTTgtggaaaagaagagaagagaccgAATAAATCAAAGTCTGGCTGAACTGAGAAGTTTGCTGTTGAGTCATACGTCTGATCCA CGGCTGCAGAATCCTAAAATAGAGAAAGCAGAGATTCTTGACTTGGCTGTGGAATATGTCCAGAAGTGGACAGATGGGAAGAGCCGGAGAAAGG ACTCTACTAATAATCACATGAAGACTCCTGTGGTAACTCTTCATCCCCCAGAGTCCAATGCTCCTGCTCTCTTCACCATACAGAGTGCAGGTTTTCAGCAGTGTGTGGCCCAGCTGACCAGCTACATGCACAAAATCACACCGGCACAGAGAACAAGCCTGATCGAGGGGCTGAAACATCACACAGAGAGCCAGCAGCCAAACAATATTACACCAGACTTCAACCAGAGAGGGGCCGAGACAGCTAAAGGGCCAGATGGATTATCTGTGGAGTTCATTTGCACatctgagaggagagaagagtctCCTAAATTTCCCTCTCACTTCCAGCCACACTCTTGCTCCACACCGTGCCACGACTATCTgtcccctcctccctcaccctggctttctccctctttctccacaTACGccacctctcctcctttcccgTCATTTGCCTctcacttctccttctcccccagCCTGTCACCTCTGTCTTCCAACACCTCCTTCTTTAGTTTCTCGCCCAAAGCCCCACACTCGGTCCCTCCTGCCCTCCACTGCCCCCCTCTCATCACACTGAGGTCCCCTCCACATCCTGCACAGAGGGAGGGGCACCCACCCAACTATTCTTCATCCATGTGGAGACCATGGTGA